The DNA region AAACTTTGGCTCACCTGGAAGAAGACGGTGTGTTCGCCATCTTATCTTACGTTCAGACGTTGATCTGTCTCATCTATTTCAGCTTAATCTGGTTCGGACTCGGCACGGGCATCGAATTTCTCGACAAGCAAAAACTGTTTTAGCGACCAGGATCGCTATCGAGGAGAGCGGGATCGCGCGTCGAGCCGTGACGAAGATATGTCAGGGCCTTTACCATTGAAATCAATCGACCAGGGCCCCTGCATTGCGATTTTCCAGATAAGCCACCAATGCCGCGCGATCAGCTGGGCGCAGAGTATAGCGCTGCTGCGTAGGTGGCGGCATCAGGCTGTCCTTGACCTGCATCAGGATATTCGGTGACGCCATCACGGTCGTCGCATCCGCATGACAGCCTGCAAAGATGCAGCTGCCGCGAACCAAAGCCAAGGCCTGAGCTTCATTCAGGGGTGCTGGAGCCGGAGTGGCGCCCGGCGTTGGAGTTGCTTTGGGAGTGGTCCCAGACGTGGGAGCGTCCGACCCTTGCGTCTGTTTTTCGCTGACATCAAGCTCCCCTGCTGGGGAAGTTTCCTGCACCGAGCGTCCGCGATAATCGCTCGACTGCTCGGTGCAGGCCAGTCCAGAAAACATAATGCTGAAGCTTGTCATCCAGGCCTTTGCCATGACACCGCCTTAATTAAATGTTCTTTCGGCCACTGCCGGGCAAAAGTTCTCGCTTGTGAAGCCCTCGGCGCGCATATCACGGACGGTTTTGCCGTCAAGCGTTCGCTTATCAAAGAGGATATAGGTTGCTGGAATGGATTGGGGGCCGATCGCGACAGGGCATTTAAGCAAGGGCTTGGATGTGGCGTCGAGAACAGGAAGCGTGGCTGGGCAAGGACCAGCCTTGGTTTCAAAACTCTGGATGGTATAGGCGGCGGCATCAAGTTTGGCCTTATCAACTTCCACGCAGCCCCAGGCTACCGAGAAAAAATGAATGTACACACTTGAGGCAGCGGCAGGCTGTCCATCGGCAGCCTGCTGGGCGCCTCCCGTGGTCGATGACTGGGAACATGCCGAATACATGGCCGCCATTGCCAGCATGCAGAGTTTGAGACGCTTCATCATTCTGAGCCTCATCTATAAAAATGCTTTTACGGGGCGCGTAAAGGATCGGTAAAAACGGCTGAAAACTTGAGGTTTTTTGTCCCTGTACGATTTAACATAAAGGTTTTGATAGGTTTCCACCGTGATTCAAAGGGGAACAAAAGTTTCGACCATTCCAATCCCCCTCCCTTCGTTCTGATCAGGACGCACATAGCGGAGATCACGAATCACGACTCGATAACCCTGTTCAAGCACCTCTACGTCATAGATTGGAAAACGCATCCAATTCACAAAGCCACGAATATCAGGGTTGGAAAGCGCCTTATGAATGATGGGATCCTGTTTGGGAAGCGGTATGCGTTCAAAGCGTTGCTCTATCTCAGCATGATTGAAAACAGGAACCAGCAATCCATAGTAGTGCGTGGAACTCACCGCAACGACTTCGCGATAAAATGGATTGGCAGGCAAAGGTCCTGTCATGACGTCTGTAACATCCTCACCATGATTCGTACGAATCCAATCTCTGACCTTGTTCTGGACCTGCTGATTTCCTGCGGAAGTGGCAGCCAGATAAAGACAAAACGCTGCCACGCATCCCAAAGCTAGCATTCTCTGTCGTGATAAGGAGAGGCCACGGATACGCAAAGCTCCAATCACCAGAATACCCAACCACCACACGAGCTTCGCGGCCCAAGGTACAAAGGCGGCTCCCGTGACAAGAGCGGATGTGGCAAGGCCAAGACCAATCCAAAGGACCTGCGACCAACGTGTTTGGGAATAGCCCAGAACAACCGCAGCGCCCATGAGAAGCCACATCCAGGCATCCACAATAAAGAGTGTGTCGCCATAAAACCAGCGTCCGCTGAAGGGCATGAGCAGGCGCACGCCATAGGTATTAAGCCAATCCAGAAGGGGATGACTGATCACTCCGATATAAGCCAGCAGCATGATTTGAAGGGGCCTGGCTGGGCTGAGATCCGTGCGGTGTCGCCTTCGTACCAGGCGATCAAAAGCCAGGATAGCAGCGGTCAGCAGAAGAGGCAGGAGCAATTGCGCGACAATTCCATGGGTCAGACCCCGACGGTAAAAGAGAGACGCATCCGAACCCAAAAAACTCATGACACCGTCGATATCCGGAAGATTCGCGCCGATGACCAGAGTCGCCGTGGCAAGAGGCGTGAGTTTACGCAGACCTGTTTGAGCCAGAGTAGCTCCAGCCAGAGTATGGGCGATGGGGTCCAAGGCAAGTCCTCCACTTCAAACCAAAAAAGCAGTGTGCAAACAGCGCAGCTCCAGCCTAACGTTTATCCTGATCAATCAAAGCATCAAACCCAATCAAGCCGAAAACTTCCCAATCCTGTCCAACGACCTGACCGGTACCAAGCCCCACATTGAGTTTCACGCCTTTGACATCCGCCTGAAGATCGAGCTTATAACCATGCGCCGCGGTTCCGCTATCAAAGCGCGGATCAATCTGCTGAAACCAGGCGCGGCCGTAGTTATAAAACGCAGTCGCATCAAGGCGCTGCAAATAAACGATATGCAGAAGCTTGGCAATATCCGCGACCAAAGGAGTGGTCCAGGCGAATTGCAGACGGCCCTGGGTATCACCGTACTGAAGGTTGGTCAGATAAGGATCGCCGTAAAGCTGGGAATTGATCTCGTTCAAACCGCCGCCGCTGCCGGGAATAAACGTTCTTAGAGGACTATAGGCTTCCTGCAGGAACTTGCGCCGGCTCCCGCGGACGCGACTATAGGAAGCTCCCCAGCTTTGCGAGGTCGGCTGGCCGAGGATCGAAATGGGAATGCCCATGTTGATGCCGACGCCGGTTTTCTCATAGTCGTAGTTGGCATTGAACTGCTTGGAGGCAATCGAACTATTCAGATAGTAACTCAGATAGCCCCAGTGAAAGCCGTGCGATTTGCTGAGGCCGATGTTGAATTCGCGCAGATAACCCTTGGCCAGAACATCCCAGAGCGCATCATCACCGAGATAGGGAATCATCCAGGCGTTCTTAAGGGAAAGGCTCAGACTCAGACCCAGGGAATGAATATAACGCAAAGCGCCGATTTCAGCCCCGCGTTCATCAAAGTAATAGGAATCCGGTCCATAGTTTCTGTTCCAGGTCTGACGCCGGAAAACATCCAAAGTATAAGTCGTTTTAAAGCGGGTGGTGTAAGCACTTAACTGAATATCTGGATAACGGCTCTCGGCCCCATAAAGCGCAATCAACTGCACATGCTCGTTCTGCATATGATCCATCAAAGGAACTGTTAAAGCACCATAGGAAAGCCCGAGCGCATCATAACCAATCCAGGGAAAGGCAAACACCGGTCGTCCGCGCCAGTTGATATCCTCAGCATCCTTGATCGGAGCCCCTTGTCTTTGTCCCAGGATCGGCGCACTGGCTATCCGTTTCTGATCATCGGCAATCGAAGCTTCCGCCCGGTTCTGCCAGGGATCGGCCTGGGCCATGAGTTCTTTCAAAGGCTTCTGCGTATCATGCATGGCCCTTATCAATGGGGAAGTCGGTTCATCATGCAAGCGGCAGGGTTTTACCGGCGCATCAATGTGATTGGTCTTCACCAGCAGCGCTCCGCTTTCCTGCCAGAGGGCCATCATCAGAAGATCGCTGGTGCTGTTATGAAGACTCGTCACGATATTTGCAAGATCCC from Oligoflexus sp. includes:
- a CDS encoding metal-dependent hydrolase — its product is MDPIAHTLAGATLAQTGLRKLTPLATATLVIGANLPDIDGVMSFLGSDASLFYRRGLTHGIVAQLLLPLLLTAAILAFDRLVRRRHRTDLSPARPLQIMLLAYIGVISHPLLDWLNTYGVRLLMPFSGRWFYGDTLFIVDAWMWLLMGAAVVLGYSQTRWSQVLWIGLGLATSALVTGAAFVPWAAKLVWWLGILVIGALRIRGLSLSRQRMLALGCVAAFCLYLAATSAGNQQVQNKVRDWIRTNHGEDVTDVMTGPLPANPFYREVVAVSSTHYYGLLVPVFNHAEIEQRFERIPLPKQDPIIHKALSNPDIRGFVNWMRFPIYDVEVLEQGYRVVIRDLRYVRPDQNEGRGIGMVETFVPL